A genomic window from Fibrobacter sp. UWH4 includes:
- a CDS encoding phage tail protein codes for MAEDGSTQSANIWPLPKFHFQVKWGDQEMSFQEVTGLDAQSEEIKYRVGNSPIYSVIKMPGLIKYSNVTMKKGIFKGDNKFWEWFSQIKQNTIKRIDITISLLDETSAPTMVWTLKNAWPTKISGYELKAEGNEVAVESIEIVHEGMTIANS; via the coding sequence ATGGCAGAAGATGGTTCTACCCAATCCGCAAACATTTGGCCTTTGCCTAAATTTCACTTTCAAGTAAAATGGGGCGACCAGGAAATGTCTTTCCAGGAAGTCACCGGCCTAGACGCTCAGTCCGAAGAAATCAAGTACCGCGTCGGCAATAGCCCAATTTATTCCGTTATCAAAATGCCCGGTCTCATCAAGTACAGCAATGTTACGATGAAGAAAGGCATTTTCAAGGGCGACAACAAATTCTGGGAATGGTTCAGCCAAATCAAGCAGAATACGATTAAGCGAATCGATATCACGATTAGCTTGCTCGACGAAACAAGTGCACCAACAATGGTTTGGACACTCAAGAATGCCTGGCCTACCAAAATTTCGGGATACGAACTCAAAGCCGAAGGCAACGAAGTTGCTGTCGAAAGTATTGAAATCGTTCACGAAGGTATGACAATCGCTAATAGCTAA
- a CDS encoding DUF4255 domain-containing protein, producing MINASLQFLASQLNQYLCRKNPTQEKLVVVSKLMDNDGREPELVANKLILFLANVEKDFVTTSNSKPDYDGFRNIVHSKPIFLNLHIVLAANFKANHYEESLKYLSKAVGFFQDHNVFDRTSFPDLATGLEKLVLDVENLNLQEMSNLWSLIGCKYVPSIMYKVRTVALGSGYSYYRPYVIHVPEDAALGVY from the coding sequence ATGATAAACGCATCGCTACAATTTTTAGCATCACAACTAAACCAGTATTTGTGCAGAAAAAATCCGACTCAAGAAAAGTTAGTAGTTGTTTCCAAATTAATGGACAATGACGGACGCGAACCAGAGCTTGTAGCGAACAAACTTATCTTATTTTTAGCCAATGTTGAAAAAGATTTCGTAACAACCTCTAACTCAAAACCAGATTATGACGGCTTTCGAAACATCGTACATTCAAAACCTATATTTCTAAATCTACATATCGTTCTTGCAGCAAATTTCAAGGCCAACCATTACGAAGAATCCTTAAAATACCTTTCTAAAGCGGTCGGTTTCTTTCAGGACCACAACGTTTTCGACCGCACCTCGTTTCCTGATCTTGCGACCGGCCTTGAGAAATTAGTTCTTGATGTTGAAAATCTGAATTTACAAGAAATGAGCAACTTATGGAGTCTCATCGGTTGCAAGTACGTACCATCGATTATGTACAAAGTACGCACCGTCGCTCTCGGTAGCGGTTATTCTTATTATCGCCCGTACGTCATTCATGTTCCAGAAGACGCCGCCCTGGGAGTATACTAA
- a CDS encoding phage tail sheath C-terminal domain-containing protein — protein MSASYKTPGVYLVEKNAFPSSVVEVATAIPMFIGYTEKAEYKGQSVFNKPFRISSFAEYRAVFGESALMRFTLEDGGKVTPPKVRFRLFDAIRMFYQNGGASCYIMSVGPYGEEISEKALTEAIIPFEKEQEPTLVVIPEAVSLETADACANVQNAMLAHCAKMQNRFAILDVFDGYKEPRECISDFREKVTNFLNYGAVYYPWLNTSVVQSNEVTFANVENLDVLTKMLIDAVPAEPATKAEQIKAEIEKMAAVDVKDEAAVQTIHRTLSVICPNYATIMNLVREQLNLMPPTGAIAGIYTMVDNAIGVWKAPANVDVNGVITPAINLTNEEQEDLNVPINGKAVNAIRTFVGDGNKVWGARTLDGNSLDWRYINVRRTMIMLEESIKLASKAFVFEPNTANTWVTMKGMINNFLTSVWKRGGLAGSSPTDAFEVYVGLGETMTPEDILEGILRVTIKVALIRPAEFIELTFQQQQQKS, from the coding sequence ATGTCTGCATCCTATAAAACCCCTGGCGTCTATCTCGTTGAGAAAAACGCTTTCCCCAGTTCTGTAGTGGAAGTCGCTACGGCCATCCCCATGTTTATCGGCTACACCGAAAAGGCCGAATACAAGGGACAATCCGTATTCAACAAGCCATTCCGAATTTCATCTTTTGCAGAATACAGGGCCGTCTTCGGCGAAAGCGCACTGATGCGTTTTACGCTGGAAGACGGCGGCAAGGTAACACCCCCTAAGGTTCGTTTCCGTCTGTTCGACGCCATCCGCATGTTCTACCAGAACGGCGGCGCATCCTGCTACATCATGTCCGTAGGCCCCTATGGCGAAGAAATCTCGGAAAAGGCCCTGACTGAAGCAATCATTCCCTTCGAAAAGGAACAGGAACCCACCTTGGTCGTGATTCCCGAAGCAGTTTCTCTTGAAACTGCAGACGCCTGTGCCAATGTGCAGAACGCCATGCTCGCCCACTGCGCCAAGATGCAGAACCGCTTTGCCATTCTTGACGTTTTCGATGGTTACAAGGAACCGCGGGAATGTATTTCTGACTTCCGCGAAAAGGTGACCAATTTCTTGAACTATGGTGCCGTTTATTATCCGTGGCTCAACACCAGCGTAGTGCAGTCGAACGAAGTGACCTTCGCCAACGTCGAAAATCTCGATGTCTTGACCAAGATGCTTATTGACGCTGTTCCCGCAGAACCAGCCACCAAGGCAGAACAGATTAAGGCCGAAATTGAGAAGATGGCTGCCGTCGATGTCAAGGACGAAGCTGCCGTGCAGACCATTCACCGCACACTCTCGGTGATTTGCCCGAACTACGCCACCATTATGAACCTGGTTCGCGAACAGCTGAACCTGATGCCGCCTACGGGAGCCATTGCAGGTATCTACACCATGGTCGACAACGCCATTGGCGTGTGGAAGGCTCCGGCAAACGTGGATGTAAATGGAGTCATCACCCCCGCCATCAACCTCACCAACGAGGAACAGGAAGACCTGAATGTACCTATCAACGGTAAGGCCGTTAACGCCATCCGTACTTTCGTAGGTGACGGCAACAAGGTCTGGGGCGCACGAACCCTCGATGGTAACAGCCTCGATTGGCGTTACATAAACGTTCGCCGTACCATGATTATGCTTGAAGAATCAATCAAGCTCGCCTCAAAGGCTTTCGTTTTCGAGCCGAACACAGCAAATACATGGGTTACCATGAAAGGCATGATCAACAACTTCTTGACAAGTGTCTGGAAACGCGGCGGCCTTGCCGGTTCTAGTCCCACGGACGCATTCGAAGTGTATGTGGGCCTCGGTGAAACCATGACTCCCGAAGATATTCTCGAAGGTATTTTGCGCGTAACCATCAAGGTTGCCTTAATTCGCCCGGCAGAATTCATTGAACTCACTTTCCAACAGCAACAGCAGAAGTCCTAA
- a CDS encoding phage tail protein, which produces MPDTVEWSLPVVFHFSVKVGNSEIAFSEVSGLETSIETKEVHSGGDNSTVYHLPEKVKHADLVLKRALLTESDPFFRWCISSINSATNAFKVTPKTVEISLLNEENKPLATWNFDGAYPVKWSFGALNAMKGEIMIETMSMKYWNVKRTL; this is translated from the coding sequence ATGCCTGATACAGTCGAATGGTCGCTTCCCGTTGTATTCCACTTTTCTGTAAAGGTGGGCAATTCGGAGATTGCTTTCAGTGAAGTCTCCGGTTTAGAAACCTCTATAGAGACAAAGGAAGTTCACAGCGGTGGCGACAATTCGACTGTTTATCATTTACCCGAAAAAGTGAAACATGCCGACTTGGTTCTGAAACGGGCTTTGCTTACTGAAAGCGATCCTTTTTTTAGATGGTGCATAAGTAGCATAAATTCCGCAACAAACGCATTCAAGGTAACCCCCAAAACAGTCGAGATAAGCCTGCTAAATGAAGAAAATAAACCTCTAGCAACCTGGAATTTTGACGGAGCATACCCAGTCAAGTGGTCGTTCGGCGCATTAAACGCCATGAAAGGCGAAATCATGATAGAAACAATGTCGATGAAATACTGGAACGTAAAAAGGACTCTTTAA